A genomic region of Mycobacteriales bacterium contains the following coding sequences:
- a CDS encoding pentapeptide repeat-containing protein, with amino-acid sequence MRLNVSRWTQTAFTGCTFVRCNLFDAAFTDCKLVGSSFEGCALDLLKVSGGDWSYAGLAAADLRSTTLDGVRLREADLSGARLQGATLTDCDLSGASWAKADLARCDLRGSDLSSLDPATVQLRGAVIDPLQAMLIAAAMGLDVRASVER; translated from the coding sequence GTGCGGCTCAACGTCAGCCGTTGGACGCAGACCGCGTTCACCGGCTGCACGTTCGTGCGGTGCAACCTGTTCGACGCGGCCTTCACCGACTGCAAGCTGGTCGGGTCGTCCTTCGAGGGCTGCGCGCTCGACCTGCTCAAGGTCAGCGGTGGTGACTGGTCCTACGCCGGGCTCGCAGCCGCCGACCTGCGAAGCACCACCCTCGACGGGGTGCGGCTGCGCGAGGCCGACCTCAGCGGGGCCCGGCTGCAGGGCGCGACCCTGACGGACTGCGACCTGTCGGGAGCGTCGTGGGCCAAGGCCGACCTTGCCCGCTGCGACCTGCGCGGGTCGGACCTGTCGTCGCTCGACCCTGCGACAGTGCAGCTGCGCGGGGCCGTCATCGACCCGCTGCAGGCGATGCTCATCGCCGCGGCGATGGGCCTCGACGTGCGGGCGTCAGTCGAGCGCTGA
- a CDS encoding regulatory protein RecX, whose amino-acid sequence MAVSGPRPFPSGRGRATGEPPSDREPGPDADPVAVARQICLHQLEHSPRTRAELAAVLSRRGVADDVAEQVLGRFEEAGLIDDTLFSELWVNSRHRSRGLAGRAISQELRRKGVDDEVVREAVAAIDPEEELATARALVDRKLPSTRGLAADARVRRLAGMLARKGYGAAVAYRVVKEALAAEGVDLVLDTDGLSALD is encoded by the coding sequence GTGGCTGTCTCGGGCCCGCGGCCCTTCCCCTCGGGGAGGGGCCGCGCGACCGGCGAGCCGCCGTCGGACCGGGAGCCCGGTCCCGACGCGGACCCGGTAGCCGTCGCGCGTCAGATCTGCCTGCACCAGCTCGAGCACTCGCCGCGCACCCGCGCCGAGCTCGCCGCGGTCCTGTCCCGTCGCGGCGTGGCCGACGACGTCGCGGAGCAGGTCCTCGGCCGCTTCGAGGAAGCCGGCCTCATCGACGACACGCTCTTCTCCGAGCTGTGGGTCAACAGCCGGCACCGCTCGCGCGGGCTCGCCGGTCGGGCCATCTCGCAGGAGCTGCGCCGTAAGGGGGTCGACGACGAGGTCGTGCGCGAGGCGGTCGCGGCCATCGACCCGGAGGAGGAGCTCGCGACCGCGCGGGCCCTCGTCGACCGCAAGCTGCCCTCCACCCGCGGCCTCGCCGCGGACGCGCGGGTGCGCAGGCTCGCCGGGATGCTCGCCCGCAAGGGCTACGGGGCCGCGGTCGCCTACCGCGTCGTCAAGGAGGCCCTCGCCGCCGAGGGCGTCGACCTCGTGCTCGACACCGACGGGCTGTCAGCGCTCGACTGA